The Pan paniscus chromosome 2, NHGRI_mPanPan1-v2.0_pri, whole genome shotgun sequence genome contains the following window.
cacagtgatttttaaaaatcacttgacAAACTTTTATTGCTACAGTCCCACTGATGTAGCTGCACAGCTGAAGGAAAGTAACTAGACTGACACTCTAGTGACTAGAGCAGGCATCAAACACCAAGGACACTGGTATGCCCTCACTTTCTGAAGCCCTGTCCTGCTGACATGTGAACAGATGGCAGCCCTCAGAGGCTCTCCTAAGGCCTCTGATTTGGTGAAAAGGAATATTCTGTCAGATCAAACCCTTAACAAACAACTGCTAGTACTACCGGAAGAAGAACAACTTAGGATGTGTGACACAGAGAATACCAGGTCCGCAACAGATTCTAAGGCATTATTAGTAAGTGCTCCCATACCTGTAACCTCATTCCTTAACAAACTGCTCAAGCTGAGGAAGTTATGGTGCAAAACCAGTAAGAAGAGAGCAACAGCGAGGACCAAGATGATGATGTTTACTGAAATAGATAGGGAAAACCTATGTTATACCTCTTTATCTTTGATCAGGTATAAAAACAACTTAACTTGTAGAAAGAGCATACCTTTACGGAATGACATCTTTTTCTTCTGtcatataaatattagtttttaaccctacaaaacaaaaacaagccccCAAAGTCAGTAAGCACATGAGAAGGGACATCAAAATGCCctaacgcttttttttttttttttaattcaggaaGAAACAAGAGGCATATACAGTATTCTGCCAGAAACTCATTTTGAATTCACAGTTCCCAAGAACCCAATTTGGGATCTGAAATTTTTGTGGTACTCattaataaaaaacttaaaaataagttgGAGAAACAGCCTTAGCCTTGTACATTATACATCACAagatgaaaagcaaaagaaacatttaagaaTTAAGTttcagccaggcagggtggctcatgcctataatcccagcactttgggaggccgagtggggtggatcatgaggtcaggagttcaagaccagcctggccaagatggtgaaacctcgtctctactaaaaactgcaaaaaaaattagccaggtgcagtggcaggggcctgtaatcccagctgctcaggaggctgaggcaggagaatcgcttgaacctgggcaacagaggttgcagtgagccgagatcatgccgttgcactccagcctgggcgacagagtgagactctgtctttaaaataaaaaattacataacataacataattaAGTTTCTACTTAAAATTCCTAAAGTAGACATGGATTCACGTTGTCTATGACCAAGTAACCTGAGGTCTTAGcctcatcagtaaaaacatgCCTGTTCAGAGTTGTATCCCATTCACCTTTAACATGAGTGTCCTCAGAGAAAAGAATATTATCCAAATTCacttgacaaacccacagcagagaaaaagctacaaaaattcaCAAAATCCAATCGATATCAAAAGTGTGGAGTACATTTCTAGCCACTGtaactagcaaaaaaaaaaaaggcttattttagtttattattttttgaaacggagtctcgttctgtcgtccaggctggagtgcagcggcatgatctcagctcactgcaacctctgcctcccgcattcaagcgattctcccgcctcagccttcccaatagttgggattacaggtgtgcgccaccacgcccagctaatttttgtatttttagtagagatgggtttcaccatgttggccagactggtctcgaactcctgacttcgtgatctgcccacctcagcctcccaaagtgctgagattacaggcgtgagccaccacgcccggccaaaaaaacATTTAAGGTGCTATTCTCAAAAATCATCTCTGTTAGCTAGCTATTCATCTCTTAAGAAGGTGGTGTCTAATTGTCACAATGTCCTGGTTGGTCCTCCTCAGCTCATCTGACCTTCACTTTTTCAAAACAATTCAGTGGAAACAAGATAGTAGGTggaactaaatttatttaaaaaataaattccttcaaCAAGCTCTGGATAAAATGTTTCCTTAAAGACATTTTACCAACTAAGATATCGTGAACCTACCTTTTAACCCTTTCTTACTTCATCTTCACCCATAGTAGTACCCAACACTTACATAAGgctattaattttacaaagcactttcaaaCATAGCGTATTGCAATGCAAgttagttcatttgtttttttagacagggtctcaccatgttgcccaggctggcctctaactcctaggctcaagcaagcctcctgcctcagcctcccaagtagcagggactacagacaAAGTAAGTTTGAATTAACTTCATCCTGGGAAAATTGTGTGCCTACCAGGCACTTAATTTCTCAAGGCCTTtgtaaagaagagaaatatattgaaaaactgtttaaaaaattgggggctgggcattgtggctcatgcctataatcccaaaatgaaaacaacaaggctaacgcgggcagatcacctgagctgaagagttcaagaccagcctgggtaacattgtgaaagctcatctctacaaaacatacaaaaattagccaggcatggtgacgtgcatctgtagtcccaagcatttgggaggctaaggcaggaggatcacctgagccagggaggtcaaggctgcagtaagccatattcatgccactgcactccagcctgggtgacaaagcgacaccctgtctcaaaaaaattaaaaaaagcaataaaaactgGGGatcagccaggcactgtggctgatacccataatcccaactattcaggtggctggggtgggaggctgcctgagcccaggagttccagaccagcctgagcaacatagtatgaccatcccccaaccccatatctaaaaaaaatttctttttaaaaatgggatcaCAGGCCAGATTACAAATTAGGGGGAAAAtacacatctttctttctttccttttttttttttttttcgagacagagtctggctctgtcagccaggctgcagtgcagtggtgccgtcttggctcactgcaacctctgcctctcagattcaagcaattcttgtgcctcaacctcccgagtagcagggactacaggtgtgtgccaccacgcccagctaattttaatagagagagggtttcaccatgttggccaggctggtctcgaactcctgacctcaggtgatccacctgcctcggccttccaaagtgctgggattacaggcctgagccaccaggcccagtccACACACACCTTTCCAAAGCAGTATATATGAAGTACAATGTGTCAGTGAACTTCTTCTCATATACATcagggcgccgtggctcacgtctgtaatcccagcactttgggaggccaaggcaggtggatcaagaggtcaggagttcgagaccagcctgtccaagatggtgaaaccccatctctactaaaaatacaaaaaattagccaggcatggtggcaggtgcctgtaatcccagctattcgagaggctgaggcaagagaatcccttgaacccgggaggcggaggttgcagtgagctgagaccgtgccactgcactccagcctgggcaacagagtaagactctgtctcaaaaaaaaaaaaaagagagaagtataTACATCAGTATATATCCTAAGTCATATGCCTCTATCACATTATGGGCTGACCTTATCTACAGAAGCTGGCAGAGGGGAGCTGTTCGGACAAAGCCCCAACATCTGCCTGCGATGAGGCAAGTTCCACCACCACTGAGAAAACAATCTTGCACTCAAATAAATCCCACTTAATTAATGGTACAAGAGATaatgtttttagtttcttgaCTTCCAGTTAACAGTTACGGGATCAAGAGGCACACTTGGCtggaaacaagaaaaacacaattcTATCAAGTATCTGACATACTTAAGTAGACTGGCAAGGCAGAAACCAGTTGCTCCTAAAACTTCCACAGTTACCTACATGCAAAACGCCAGTTATCATGGAGTACGTCTAATCCATATTGTCTTTCCTGGGGCTATTCCTGGTAAGAGAGCTTTCCTGATCTGGTTAGAAGGAATTCTCAAAACGAAATTGCACACAGACGCTGGATCTGTAATAGTTAACTACATTTTCGTAAGAGTATATAATTGTGTACAATTTGATTAGCAACACAGTTGGTCCTCAGTATCAGTCGGGGATTGGCTCCAGGACTCCCCATGTATACAAAAATTcacggatgctcaagtcccttatgtaaaatggcatattacagtcagccctctgtatctgtaATTTCAATccgtggttggttgaatccaaggATACAAAACCgtggatacaaaaaaaaaaaaaaaaaaaaaaaaaaaaaaagaccacactggccgggcgcggtggctcatgcctgtaatcccagcactttggaaggccgagctgggtggatcacttgaggtcaggcgtttgagactagtctggccaacacagtgaaaccccgtctccactaaaaacacaaaaattagccgggcgtggtggcgcatgcctgtaatcccagctactcggaaggctgaggtagaacaatcccttgaacccaggaggcggaggttgcagtgagccgcgatcccaccactgcactccagcctgggcaacagagcgagtcttcgcctcaaaaaaaaaaaaaaaaaaaagaccacacagagatatatctatttatacacacaacagaaagtcTCTTCAAACACACCAAGAAATACAGAGCATGAGAAGGAAACAGGAATAAACTCTTGCCCATCCCTCTTTCTGCCTTCTACACGTCCTGAGTCCTTCTGAGGTCAGAAAAGTGTCAAACGTGTCTGCATTTTACTGTTTAGTCTCTGCCACGTGCAAGGATGAAAGGGCACTGAGGATATACAAACACTTTCTCCTACCCTTTCATCTGGCTGGCTCCTACTTGGCATTCAGAGGTCAAGGTAGCCTCCTCCAAACTCCACGTTGAGCTGCACCTCCCCTGAGCTCCCACATCTGGGCCTCCCTCTCCCAGGGCTAATCCAGCTGTCATGTATTTCTGGCATGATGTGGCTGTCTCCCTTGACACGCTCTGGGCTCTTCCAAGGCAACAGCCTGGTCTTGATAACAACCGTGTCCTCGGTCTGCTGTCTGGCACAAACAAGGTGCCGTGAATATTTGCTGGTTGCATGAATGAGGACAGCAGTCCCACCCTGTCCCGGGAGTGCCTAGAATTCCACTGTTTGTGGCCAACCCAGAATACATAACCTGGGGGCCGGAGAGCCAGCGGGGACCCAGAGGCCCGGGTTCCTCAGAACGGTTTCTCTCCAAAACGTGGGCATCCCACCTGGCTGACGGTAACGGAGGAGGGTCTAAGATTTAGAGATACACCAGCCTTGAAAGAGAGGTTGAGTGAACCTTTGGCTGGCCTCTATTGGGAGGGCCCAGCCTGGGTCTGTGAGGGTCAGTAAAGCCGGCCAGAATGTGAGAGGGCTGAGTTCGGGAGCCCCCAGATGAGGGACTTTCTACGCGGATGAGAGGGACAGCCGAGCACCAGGGTCCCCTCTCCAAGGGAATTCTCTCTGTTGTGGATGCCGCCTAGGGTAGCCCCCCTAAATTCCAAGGGTCAGTAGGGCCCCCCTTACACTTTGAAGTGATCGGAAAGTGATGTGACGCTCCGGGGATCCCGCCAGGCTCAGAGATACCCCTGGTTAGGGCTCCGACAAGTCGTTCCCCTCAAAGGCTCGCCGCGGCCGCCCTTACTGCAGGCGATGGAGGAGATGCGGATGCAGCCCGCGCCCCGACCCGCCCTGCCAGCTCAGCGCCCGCGCCGCAGGCCCCGGAGCCCAGCCCGTTGTCTGGCCGCCCGCGTTCCCTGCACGCTGGGCCGAGCCCACTTGCCCTCTAGCTCCGTGGCAGTCGCGCAGCCCCACAACGCCCAGCCAGCCCGCAGCGGTAACCGCTAGAGCGTCGCGCCAAGCAGGCGCCGCGGGGCAGCCCTGCCGCCGGGGTCCTCGCAGGGAAAAAGGCCGTCGCCATGGAGACGCGGGGGCGCCGGCGGCCGTTGGGCCGCGCAAGTACTGTCAAGGACAGTTTTCGGGACGGGGGACGCGGCTCCAGGCACCCAACAGCACTGACGGCGAACACTGCACGGGCGCGCGATGCCTCGACAAGGCGGCCGCCGCCACCACCTCAGCTGCCCTCGCGGACAGCACGCCACGGCAAAAGCGCACGTCGCCTAGCGATGGCGCGGGGCGGGGACACGGGCTGTACCGGCCCGTCGGAGACTTCCGCTTCCGGGGCCGCCGCCATCGCTCTCCCGGGCTTAGAAGGCCCGGCTGCTGATGCGCAGTGTCAGACCTCAGCCCTCACGGTCCTTAAGTCTCGGTCGCCCTCGCCTCGCAGCCTGCCACCCGCGCTCAGCTGCCCGCCTCCTCA
Protein-coding sequences here:
- the SPCS1 gene encoding signal peptidase complex subunit 1, whose product is METRGRRRPLGRASTVKDSFRDGGRGSRHPTALTANTARARDASTRRPPPPPQLPSRTARHGKSARRLAMARGGDTGCTGPSETSASGAAAIALPGLEGPAADAQCQTSALTVLKSRSPSPRSLPPALSCPPPQPAMLEHLSSLPTQMDYKGQKLAEQMFQGIILFSAIVGFIYGYVAEQFGWTVYIVMAGFAFSCLLTLPPWPIYRRHPLKWLPVQESSTDDKKPGERKIKRHAKNN